The DNA segment GTAATAAGTAAATACAATgtttaatatcatcatcatcatcatcatcatcatcatcaatacaATGTTTAatatcatcatcgtcgtcgtcgtcatcatcatcatcaatacaATGTTTAATATCATCATCAGGCTCATTGTTTGTACCAATTTATTTCTGCCTGCGAATTATAATCCATCACAATTCTTCCATGGAAGATTCTGAAATTTCAATCCGACCATGCTCGATACATTCCAGCTGCTTAGATCATCTCAAGATTCCCTGTCCAGATCATGTCCTGTCACATTGTGTTTGAAACAAGCAAAGCaaaccccaccccaccccaccccacccttTTGTTGAATGGATAGAGAGCCTGTGTTACTTCCACACCTCTGAGACAAAGCACTTGAGTGTGTGTGTCAGCTTGGGCAGCTGCTCCACAAAAATAAACAcatctcttttttcttctttttttaatgtTCATACCAAATTGTCTTGCATATTGTTCGTTACCAAGCCTCTTTCTTTAGCTCAACTTAGTTGATTCACATTGTGTTGCAGCCAAGATTTGTCCTTGGTATATATCAAGCTACCTTTTTGACTGTGGCTTCTGCTGTCATCGTTCCACTCTTTGCTGCATCTCCATGGAGCTATCTGCGGAGCCACCGAGAGCAAGCAGCAGCTGCACCTCCTCGCCCGAGTTCGAGTTTTGGATGGTCGGCAAGAATCCCTCCACCTGCCAAACAGACTTCCTCACGGCCGACGAGCTCTTCGTCGACGGGGTCGTCCTCCCCCTCGACCTTCTCTCGCTCTCTATTCCCAGCCAAGGCTGCGTTTCCCATTGCCCTTCTGAGCCTGGAACCAACCTGCAGCCGCCATCTGCTCCAAGCTCCTCTTTGGGGAGTGCTCCGCCAGCCTCCCACTCGAACAAGTGGAAAGATCTCATCAAGGCGGGCGAGAAGGCGTTGGAAGAGATCAGGAAGAGGAGGAACCGGATAAGGGGCGGCACGGGTGGCTCCGCTAAGTCCAGGAACGGTATCTGGCCCTTCAACAGCAGCCACTCCTCCGCAAGTACCGGCACTGGCTCCTGGGGCAGGGCCAAAGCGGCGGTGACCCGACGCAGGGCCAGTGGGGAACCTTGTTCCCGGAGCAACTCCCGTGGGTTGTCCTCCGAGCCGCTGCCGGCCACCACCTCATCTTCCTCGAGGTGGCCACTGAGCTCGGGCAGGATGAGGTCTGCCGGAGGCTTCCATCTCAGCAGGACCAATCCAGTGTGGAAGCTTCGAGGGAAGACTGCTAAAACTATTCATGAGAAGGAGGCGAATGTGAGCAGTGCAATCAAAGACAGAACAGGAGATGGAGATGCTGGTTTTGGGACACGGAACTCCAGTGTGGATATGGGTTGTGAGGTTGATCATCCAAATACGAGGCCcagcggcggcgacggcggcagcagcggtggtggAAGCAGTAGCGTTATCTTAACACTTAGAACTATGTTCTCTAAGAAGGTTCAGTAatgtacaatatatatatatatatatatatgctttgtgTTATTTGTTGAACCTTGTTGacttgtatataatatatatatatatatatatatgctttgtgTTATTGTTGAACCTTGTTGACTTGTATATAGTATTCTTGAGCCGTAAAACCAAGTGTTTTCTGCAGATATTCCACCCAAAAGTCGCATGTATCGTATCATCTGCAGTATTAGTTAGTCGGTTGTTGTTCAATCTCTTTGATCTGCAAATACTAGTCCTGCTGAAGCTTAATCCTTTCTTGCTCCATGGTTTGCTCATCCTCAGTCTTCTTCTGAAACTTATCGCCTTCTTTCTCGTTATTTTCAATCAAGTCTTTtaccctttctttttttcttcttcttccttcttcttttacGTGTGGTCAATCATTGCAACAGAAGGTCATGTTGTTGTCCTCTATGTTCCAAGGTTTTCTATGGCATACTTACGACGAATACGATCCACAACTACTCCAATTCAGTCACCATGTCCCAATTCCACATCATCGTAATTGATTGATGACCAGTTAGTTAATCAGTAGCTGCTGATATATGGAGTTAAAAAGTTGAACGAAGAAGAAAACTATCGACATTTTCTTCACCAACCAACcagagatgagatgagatgagatgagaaaTTTAGATGGATCTCATTGTAGGATTGGAGATTGGTCATCCTGGTATATTCAATCATATGAACATCGaggatatctatacatatatataagaatTATAGCTGATTACTAAGCCAATAAGGCAACTCAAATTCCCACACGGAATGTAGGAAGAATGAGTTAAGAGAAGATGGAAATTTAATATAGGATTTCATACTAGCTAACATTGGTGATGGTTGAATTTACTCATTTAAGGTTCAATGTCCCACCTCTcatcataaaaatttaataaGATACCAACAACTAGTAAGATTGATTCTAATATCAAGTTCCATCTTCACCGCTCCATCTTTgctcaaaaaaaataaataataataataataataataataagggacCAAACTCTTGTATTGTAACACACCTACAGGATTTtacgataaaattatatataaaaaaaatggatCCTATTTTCTATTAAGAATGGTTTCAGGACCTCCTACCAAAAATGTAAAAATGAACCTTACCAaaaaataataactaaaaaaacTACTTTATAATGTGATATTCTTCTATTCGACTCATCGCCTTAACCGACCGCTATCACTTAATCTCTTACCGTCGTTTTCTCATTCATAAATACCATTGATCATATCTTTCTTAATCTTCCTTTCTACATGAACATTGGTGTTGGTGCTATCATTCGatccgtaaaaaaaaaaaaaaaaaaaaaaaatacaatacaATACAAACTATTTATTATAGTACACACTCACACTACACAGTCTGAAAAATATAAGAATCAGCATAATATACACTTAAGTTTAATACTAGTATTTAACTATGATGGAGCTTGGGATCATGACTCTAATACTGGTCTTGACTCTGTTCTGAGAAATATTGATGATGATGTAATTATTTTGGCTGCAAATGTCTACCTTCTCGGAATAGCCTCAATTCATTGTAGGGTGGGCTGCTATGGTTGGGTCTTCGTGTTCCGGAAGACATATTGGCTGATATTTTGCTTCGACACATCCCCTCCTGCACCTTCAACTACACTCACATTGGTTAGGAAAattaaagatttattattatGAATGAAAATTCTCTCATATGTTTAACAAGGAAAATGGAGTTGGAAATTCGATTGGCTTCCTTTGCTCCAACACATGTTTTTTTTTGGACTGgatatacttttttttattttttggttcACTGTGATACAAACCACAATGAACGTTTCTATTCTAATCAGTAAAGTTTAGCCAATCTATATTTTTGGAACATTACATATTCTGAGTACATAAAACCAAAATATATACATGTTACTTACTATCTCGATACACACACATATAACTAACTTAATATAAAAGTGTCTATACTCCCCCAGTTTTATACCATATTATAAGTTAAAATTACAACCGAAGAATGTTGTTATGTTTATTAGGAAATGGCATATAATGGAATACAAAAAAGGTATAAACATTAGTTTGTAGAAGTTGGAGTCGAATTAGAGAAGCATAGTATTCGTCCGCCTtttcttttccaaaaaaaaaaaaaaaaaaaaaaaaaccaaccaACCATTTGCGAAAAGATACAAAATTGTTCATATCTCAGAGTGAACcattaaattattatgaattctACCTTATAGTTTCTTAGTATATAtattgttcaaaaagaaaaacaaataaggTTATACTTTGGTATGAAATAATTTAAACCCTTGCAACGTtagataatatataaatatatatagaatTAGGCTGAAATCACTTGCATCCGCCAAAAACAATTAGATATTATGAACCAATTACAACATTATGCGATGATCTTTTTTTACCAATATGACCGTAAAACTCTACGAGAACCCTATAGTTAATTATTCGCTAGGTAGTTGTTACATACAAACCCTAAAAT comes from the Musa acuminata AAA Group cultivar baxijiao chromosome BXJ2-8, Cavendish_Baxijiao_AAA, whole genome shotgun sequence genome and includes:
- the LOC135618441 gene encoding uncharacterized protein LOC135618441, with the translated sequence MELSAEPPRASSSCTSSPEFEFWMVGKNPSTCQTDFLTADELFVDGVVLPLDLLSLSIPSQGCVSHCPSEPGTNLQPPSAPSSSLGSAPPASHSNKWKDLIKAGEKALEEIRKRRNRIRGGTGGSAKSRNGIWPFNSSHSSASTGTGSWGRAKAAVTRRRASGEPCSRSNSRGLSSEPLPATTSSSSRWPLSSGRMRSAGGFHLSRTNPVWKLRGKTAKTIHEKEANVSSAIKDRTGDGDAGFGTRNSSVDMGCEVDHPNTRPSGGDGGSSGGGSSSVILTLRTMFSKKVQ